From the Sulfuricella sp. genome, one window contains:
- the kdpE gene encoding two-component system response regulator KdpE, with amino-acid sequence MNELSPAVVVVEDEKQIRRFVRAALENEGCRVFEAENGKQGLVEAGTRKPDLLILDLGLPDFDGVEFIRELRVWSAVPVLILSARSTENDKILALDAGADDYLTKPFGVGEMLARVRALLRRQGMGGEAGPAICFDGIEVDLVRRTVTRHGEAVRLTQIEYRLLALLIANTGKVLTHRHLLREVWGPSYVESNHYLRIYVGHLRQKLEADPAQPRHILTETGVGYRFQI; translated from the coding sequence ATGAATGAGCTTTCTCCCGCCGTTGTCGTCGTCGAGGACGAGAAGCAGATCCGCCGCTTCGTGCGTGCCGCCCTGGAAAACGAAGGCTGCCGCGTGTTCGAGGCGGAAAACGGCAAGCAGGGCCTGGTCGAGGCCGGTACGCGCAAGCCCGATCTGCTTATTCTTGATCTCGGCCTGCCCGACTTCGATGGCGTCGAATTCATCCGCGAACTGCGCGTCTGGTCGGCGGTGCCGGTGCTGATCCTGTCGGCGCGCTCCACCGAGAATGACAAGATCCTCGCCCTCGACGCCGGGGCGGATGATTACCTGACCAAGCCCTTCGGCGTCGGCGAGATGCTGGCGCGGGTGCGCGCCCTGCTGCGGCGCCAGGGCATGGGCGGCGAGGCCGGCCCGGCGATTTGCTTCGACGGTATCGAGGTCGACCTTGTCCGGCGCACGGTGACGCGCCATGGCGAAGCGGTGCGCCTGACGCAAATCGAATATCGCCTGCTCGCCCTGCTCATCGCCAACACCGGCAAGGTCCTGACCCATCGCCACCTGCTGCGCGAGGTGTGGGGTCCATCCTATGTCGAGAGCAACCATTACCTGCGCATCTATGTCGGCCACCTACGCCAGAAGCTGGAAGCGGACCCGGCGCAGCCGCGCCATATCCTGACCGAAACCGGGGTGGGTTACCGGTTCCAGATATAA